From a region of the Solanum stenotomum isolate F172 chromosome 2, ASM1918654v1, whole genome shotgun sequence genome:
- the LOC125854218 gene encoding protein ESSENTIAL FOR POTEXVIRUS ACCUMULATION 1 isoform X2 → MGDKSQFDSRLNQISKDVQGPNDSIPLSPQWLLPKPGESKAGIVTGDNHLNIHPGYGIRSELAKFPGMGDDMHDNQKKKDVFRPSVLDMESSRRDRWRDEERDTNSAVRRDRWREGDKEIGDGRKVERWSDSSGRHHGEARRVPGERWTDSGNRENNHDQRRESKWNTRWGPDEKEADAVREKWSNSSKDAEMHLEKESPGLAYHGKDEREGDHYRPWRSTSHGRGRSEPTHQAFTPNKQVPTFSHGRGREDGATATFSLGRGRALSGGSPMIKGSPHVQSFGAFSEKAESVSSPIQYSRIKMLDVYRVTDMQSCSNFSDVIVQVPSLTQDEPLEPLALCAPSPEELAILKGIDKGDVLSSGAPQITKDGALGRNSTEYTQPRRGKLGSREDLSFDDSREESTDNAKVSVEDSIPHRERESVNRDPSTPGHSPVPHGGGLWRSSSIGARSHLAANDAREMPTDVRSRTSDIGWLQNQKDKNTERERDLADPSYPKNEGSKWQFGDDPILKRQLSAAMDKELEMRKISQSSPEDLVLYYKDPQGSIQGPFSGSDIIGWFEAGYFGIDLLVRLATAPHDSPFYLLGDVMPHLRAKARPPPGFGAPKPNADAPGGLNVSSFTKLHAGSSEIDMVKSEMNYKHGSTTEAENRFLESLMAGKVGHAPLDKFAQSEGIPAYGANSIGAVPPMVAESGDNLYLLAKQIALERQKSLPKPYPLWPGRDAPSVVPNADIVQDPLPHSQRPSMAENIRQQPHNQNVDLMSLLQGIPDRSAGISSGLSGWSNFSVQGGLEPLQERMEMHQGQSMPPQSAFGMQQQRLHPQNPPMTNLLGAMDNTSSILATEKLLSSGIQDPQLLNLLQQQYLLQLQSQAAQGPQQLSVLDKLLMLKQQQQKQEEQQLILRQQQQLLSQALSDQHPHQRFGEQPYGKLPTPGISAGNASMDPTLFPPSHNLFSMNTQIQLPVMEEAHASNFVLPSSISQDVSQIGSSETSSVHLPHQMFGDFSSQRSWGLVEQIDDVQPKVPRMATAMIDPSSHSEFTSKHHLEKGSENNEPPATAEIASHFPHVEQLEKAVIPPPPAVDNDLHQKNRVESPPAAAPSEPQIEGDLRDGLSVTKELKSVETREVKKSSEKKSRKQKSTKGQTSDLVKGAYKSQPSKPLQSDAPIASDSQSVLVDKATAVGPARREGKPEAAIADVMNEYPGQNPPVSQFNSQVQSGQRAWKPAPGFKPKSLLEIQEEEQRRAHAEIATTEVATSLSSLSVSTPWAGFVTNSDHKLVRDTQQDAASTDLNMNNSDVSRNQKSKKSQLHDVLAENTLAKSSDRERERDFPDITSIQPSVSVNDDDNFIEAKETKKSRKRSAKSKGAGAKVSVPTAASEVSIASSPIDKVKSSRQVQPDQEVLPAIPSGPSLGDFVVWKGESASSSPIPVPAWSTDAGKPSKPTSLRDILKEQEKKVSSGQQHISVPTQKSVPNPPARVGGPSWSATGSSPAKASPIQINSQAGTNSKNKVEDDLFWGPIDHPKQEAKQSEYPQLGSQGSWGSKTTPVKGSPGSSLSRQKSVSGKPTERLLSSSPTSAHSSLKGKKDALTKHSEAMDFREWCENECDRLIGTRDTSFLDFCFKQSKSEAEILLIENLGSYDPDHEFIDKFLNYKDFLPADVFDMAFQGRNDRKVTGASAKDVTSNSVGFDQGNSSVQDWATKGGKKRGKKGKKVNLSELGFNVVSNRIMMGEIQTVED, encoded by the exons ATGGGTgacaaaagtcaatttgattcTCGCCTTAATCAGATCTCCAAAG ATGTGCAAGGACCCAACGATTCCATTCCGCTTTCACCGCAGTGGCTCCTGCCAAAACCAGGGGAAAGTAAGGCTGGGATAGTTACCGGG GACAACCATCTCAACATACATCCGGGGTATGGTATTCGTTCAGAGTTAGCGAAATTCCCTGGGATGGGTGATGATATGCATGATaatcaaaagaagaaagatgtTTTTAGGCCATCTGTGCTCGATATGGAATCAAGTCGACGGGATCGCTGGCGTGATGAAGAAAGGGACACCAATTCTGCTGTTCGAAGGGACCGCTGGAGGGAGGGAGATAAGGAGATTGGTGATGGCCGCAAGGTGGAGCGCTGGTCGGACTCCTCTGGCAGACATCATGGAGAAGCACGACGTGTTCCAGGTGAAAGATGGACTGATTCTGGAAATAGGGAAAACAATCACGATCAGCGTCGAGAGAGCAAATGGAACACGCGCTGGGGACCTGATGAGAAGGAAGCAGATGCTGTCCGTGAGAAATGGAGCAACTCTAGCAAAGATGCTGAAATGCATCTTGAGAAGGAGTCTCCAGGTCTTGCCTATCATGGAAAGGATGAGAGAGAGGGTGACCACTATCGGCCATGGAGATCTACATCTCACGGCAGGGGAAGGTCAGAACCTACTCATCAGGCTTTTACACCAAACAAGCAGGTTCCTACATTTTCTCATGGCCGGGGACGTGAAGATGGTGCTACCGCTACTTTTTCTCTAGGTAGGGGTCGTGCTCTCTCTGGAGGGAGCCCCATGATAAAGGGCTCTCCTCATGTGCAGTCATTCGGGGCATTCTCAGAGAAAGCTGAAAGTGTTTCCTCTCCTATACAATACAGTCGGATAAAAATGCTTGATGTGTATAGAGTTACAGACATGCAGTCCTGTAGCAACTTTTCGGATGTGATTGTGCAAGTTCCTTCACTTACACAAGATGAACCTCTGGAACCTCTTGCATTATGTGCACCCAGTCCGGAGGAATTG GCTATCTTGAAGGGAATTGATAAGGGGGATGTTCTGAGTAGTGGAGCTCCGCAGATTACTAAAGATGGAGCGTTAGGTCGAAACTCAACTGAATATACTCAGCCAAGGCGCGGCAAACTAG GTAGCAGAGAAGATTTATCATTTGATGATTCAAGAGAAGAAAGTACTGACAATGCAAAAG TTTCAGTAGAAGACAGTATTCCTCATAGAGAACGGGAGTCTGTCAATAGAGATCCAAGCACACCAGGACACTCACCTGTTCCCCATGGTGGCGGCTTATGGCGATCATCTTCAATTGGTGCACGTTCACATCTGGCGGCTAATGATGCTAGAGAAATGCCAACTGATGTCAGGTCAAGAACATCTGACATTGGATGGCTTCAGAACCAGAAGGACAAGAATACTGAGCGGGAAAGAGATCTTGCAGATCCTTCTTACCCCAAAAATGAAGGATCTAAATGGCAGTTTGGAGATGATCCTATTCTCAAAAGGCAATTATCTGCTGCCATGGACAAAGAGTTGGAGATGAGGAAAATTTCACAATCATCTCCGGAGGACCTGGTTCTATATTACAAAGATCCACAAGGCTCAATTCAAGGTCCTTTCTCAGGTAGTGAtattattggatggtttgaggctggataTTTTGGCATAGATTTGCTAGTTCGATTAGCTACTGCACCGCATGATTCACCATTTTATCTGCTGGGGGATGTTATGCCCCACTTGCGTGCTAAGGCTCGGCCACCTCCTGGATTTGGAGCACCAAAGCCAAATGCAGATGCTCCAGGGGGGTTGAACGTGAGCAGCTTCACAAAACTTCATGCAGGTTCAAGTGAGATTGATATGGTAAAGAGTGAAATGAATTACAAGCATGGCTCAACAACAGAGGCTGAAAATAGATTCTTGGAGTCACTGATGGCTGGCAAAGTAGGCCATGCACCGCTTGACAAGTTTGCTCAGTCTGAAG GCATTCCAGCTTATGGTGCAAATAGTATTGGTGCTGTTCCTCCTATGGTAGCCGAAAGTGGAGATAATCTGTATCTCTTGGCTAAGCAGATTGCTCTTGAGAGACAGAAATCTCTACCAAAGCCCTATCCTCTTTGGCCCGGGAGAGATGCACCATCTGTTGTTCCAAATGCGGATATTGTTCAAGATCCTTTGCCTCATTCTCAACGGCCTTCAATGGCTGAAAATATTCGCCAGCAGCCCCATAATCAGAATGTTGATTTGATGTCTCTACTTCAGGGCATACCAGACAGATCAGCTGGTATTAGTAGCGGTCTTAGTGGTTGGTCTAATTTCTCCGTCCAAGGGGGATTAGAACCGCTTCAGGAAAGGATGGAGATGCATCAAGGTCAGAGTATGCCCCCTCAATCTGCCTTTGGAATGCAACAACAGAGGCTACACCCACAGAATCCACCTATGACCAACTTACTGGGTGCCATGGATAATACATCCAGCATTTTGGCTACTGAAAAGCTACTTTCATCTGGAATTCAAGATCCACAGCTGTTAAATCTATTGCAGCAACAGTACTTGCTGCAGCTACAGTCTCAGGCAGCACAAGGACCACAACAATTGTCAGTGTTAGACAAGTTGTTGATGCTCAAGCAGCAGCAGCAGAAACAGGAGGAACAGCAACTAATATTGCGCCAGCAGCAGCAGTTGCTCTCTCAAGCTTTGTCTGATCAGCATCCTCATCAGCGATTTGGTGAACAACCTTATGGGAAGTTGCCGACTCCTGGCATATCTGCAGGAAATGCTTCTATGGATCCTACCCTTTTCCCGCCTTCACATAATTTGTTTTCAATGAATACACAAATACAACTTCCAGTTATGGAAGAAGCTCATGCTTCAAATTTCGTCTTGCCCTCGAGCATTTCTCAGGATGTCAGCCAAATAGGTAGCTCTGAGACCTCATCTGTGCACTTGCCACATCAAATGTTTGGAGATTTTTCCAGTCAGAGGAGTTGGGGTTTAGTGGAACAAATTGATGATGTTCAACCGAAGGTCCCAAGGATGGCAACAGCCATGATTGATCCATCATCACATTCAGAATTTACCAGCAAACATCACCTAGAGAAGGGCTCAGAAAACAATGAACCTCCAGCCACTGCTGAAATTGCCTCTCATTTTCCACATGTTGAACAATTAGAAAAGGCAGTTATACCACCACCACCAGCTGTTGATAATGACTTGCATCAGAAAAACAGAGTTGAATCACCACCAGCTGCAGCTCCCTCAGAACCACAGATTGAAGGAGATCTACGTGATGGACTTTCTGTCACTAAGGAACTGAAAAGTGTTGAAACCCGGGAAGTTAAAAAATCATCTGAAAAGAAGTCCAGGAAGCAGAAGTCTACTAAGGGACAAACTTCGGACTTGGTGAAGGGAGCTTATAAGTCACAGCCATCGAAGCCATTGCAATCTGATGCCCCGATTGCTTCTGATTCACAATCTGTTTTAGTTGACAAAGCTACAGCTGTAGGTCCAGCAAGAAGAGAGGGCAAACCTGAAGCAGCTATTGCTGATGTTATGAATGAATATCCTGGGCAAAACCCACCAGTTTCACAGTTCAACTCCCAAGTACAGTCTGGACAGCGAGCTTGGAAACCTGCTCCTGGTTTCAAGCCGAAGTCATTGTTGGAAATTCAAGAGGAAGAGCAGAGGAGAGCACATGCAGAAATAGCTACTACAGAGGTCGCCACATCTCTGAGCTCCTTGAGTGTGTCTACTCCATGGGCTGGTTTTGTTACTAATTCAGATCATAAATTAGTTAGAGATACTCAGCAAGATGCTGCCAGCACtgatttgaatatgaataatTCAGATGTTTCTCGCAACCAGAAGAGTAAGAAAAGTCAATTGCATGATGTACTGGCTGAGAACACTTTGGCCAAGTCAAgcgatagagagagagagagagattttccTGATATTACATCTATTCAACCTTCTGTATCTGTCAACGATGATGACAACTTTATTGAAGCTAAAGAAACTAAAAAGAGCCGCAAAAGATCTGCAAAATCCAAGGGTGCAGGAGCGAAGGTCTCAGTGCCCACTGCTGCTTCCGAGGTGTCTATTGCATCAAGTCCTATTGACAAAGTCAAAAGCTCGCGTCAGGTACAACCTGACCAGGAAGTATTACCTGCTATACCATCTGGTCCTTCGCTAGGAGATTTTGTTGTTTGGAAGGGCGAGTCTGCAAGTTCTTCTCCTATTCCTGTTCCAGCATGGTCCACTGACGCTGGGAAACCCTCAAAACCCACATCCTTACGGGACATCCTAAAGGAACAAGAAAAGAAGGTTTCTTCTGGACAGCAGCATATATCAGTGCCAACACAGAAATCTGTGCCAAATCCACCTGCCAGAGTAGGTGGTCCATCATGGTCTGCCACTGGTTCATCGCCCGCCAAGGCATCTCCTATTCAGATCAACTCACAAGCTGGCactaattcaaaaaataaagtgGAGGATGATTTGTTTTGGGGCCCAATAGATCATCCCAAGCAAGAGGCAAAGCA GTCTGAATATCCTCAGCTTGGAAGTCAAGGCAGTTGGGGAAGCAAGACCACACCAGTGAAAGGAAGCCCTGGCAGTTCATTGAGCAGGCAGAAGTCTGTTAGTGGTAAGCCTACAGAACGTTTACTATCCTCATCTCCTACATCAGCTCACTCGTCCCTGAAAGGGAAGAAGGATGCTTTAACAAAGCATTCAG AAGCAATGGATTTCAGAGAGTGGTGTGAGAATGAATGTGATAGGCTCATTGGTACTAGAG ATACTAGCTTTCTGGACTTCTGTTTCAAGCAATCCAAGTCAGAGGCTGAAATTCTTCTGATAGAGAATCTTGGCTCTTATGATCCTGATCATGAGTTCATTGACAAGTTCCTTAACTACAAAGACTTTTTGCCTGCGGATGTTTTTGACATGGCCTTCCAGGGTCGGAATGATCGTAAGGTCACTGGTGCAAGTGCCAAAGATGTGACTTCTAACAGTGTTGGCTTTGACCAGGGTAACTCAAGTGTTCAGGATTGGGCCACAAAAGGAGGAAAGAAGAGGggtaagaaggggaagaagGTTAACCTTTCAGAGTTGGGCTTCAATGTGGTTAGTAACCGTATAATGATGGGAGAGATTCAGACTGTGGAAGATTAG
- the LOC125854218 gene encoding protein ESSENTIAL FOR POTEXVIRUS ACCUMULATION 1 isoform X1: MGDKSQFDSRLNQISKDVQGPNDSIPLSPQWLLPKPGESKAGIVTGDNHLNIHPGYGIRSELAKFPGMGDDMHDNQKKKDVFRPSVLDMESSRRDRWRDEERDTNSAVRRDRWREGDKEIGDGRKVERWSDSSGRHHGEARRVPGERWTDSGNRENNHDQRRESKWNTRWGPDEKEADAVREKWSNSSKDAEMHLEKESPGLAYHGKDEREGDHYRPWRSTSHGRGRSEPTHQAFTPNKQVPTFSHGRGREDGATATFSLGRGRALSGGSPMIKGSPHVQSFGAFSEKAESVSSPIQYSRIKMLDVYRVTDMQSCSNFSDVIVQVPSLTQDEPLEPLALCAPSPEELAILKGIDKGDVLSSGAPQITKDGALGRNSTEYTQPRRGKLGSREDLSFDDSREESTDNAKVSVEDSIPHRERESVNRDPSTPGHSPVPHGGGLWRSSSIGARSHLAANDAREMPTDVRSRTSDIGWLQNQKDKNTERERDLADPSYPKNEGSKWQFGDDPILKRQLSAAMDKELEMRKISQSSPEDLVLYYKDPQGSIQGPFSGSDIIGWFEAGYFGIDLLVRLATAPHDSPFYLLGDVMPHLRAKARPPPGFGAPKPNADAPGGLNVSSFTKLHAGSSEIDMVKSEMNYKHGSTTEAENRFLESLMAGKVGHAPLDKFAQSEAGIPAYGANSIGAVPPMVAESGDNLYLLAKQIALERQKSLPKPYPLWPGRDAPSVVPNADIVQDPLPHSQRPSMAENIRQQPHNQNVDLMSLLQGIPDRSAGISSGLSGWSNFSVQGGLEPLQERMEMHQGQSMPPQSAFGMQQQRLHPQNPPMTNLLGAMDNTSSILATEKLLSSGIQDPQLLNLLQQQYLLQLQSQAAQGPQQLSVLDKLLMLKQQQQKQEEQQLILRQQQQLLSQALSDQHPHQRFGEQPYGKLPTPGISAGNASMDPTLFPPSHNLFSMNTQIQLPVMEEAHASNFVLPSSISQDVSQIGSSETSSVHLPHQMFGDFSSQRSWGLVEQIDDVQPKVPRMATAMIDPSSHSEFTSKHHLEKGSENNEPPATAEIASHFPHVEQLEKAVIPPPPAVDNDLHQKNRVESPPAAAPSEPQIEGDLRDGLSVTKELKSVETREVKKSSEKKSRKQKSTKGQTSDLVKGAYKSQPSKPLQSDAPIASDSQSVLVDKATAVGPARREGKPEAAIADVMNEYPGQNPPVSQFNSQVQSGQRAWKPAPGFKPKSLLEIQEEEQRRAHAEIATTEVATSLSSLSVSTPWAGFVTNSDHKLVRDTQQDAASTDLNMNNSDVSRNQKSKKSQLHDVLAENTLAKSSDRERERDFPDITSIQPSVSVNDDDNFIEAKETKKSRKRSAKSKGAGAKVSVPTAASEVSIASSPIDKVKSSRQVQPDQEVLPAIPSGPSLGDFVVWKGESASSSPIPVPAWSTDAGKPSKPTSLRDILKEQEKKVSSGQQHISVPTQKSVPNPPARVGGPSWSATGSSPAKASPIQINSQAGTNSKNKVEDDLFWGPIDHPKQEAKQSEYPQLGSQGSWGSKTTPVKGSPGSSLSRQKSVSGKPTERLLSSSPTSAHSSLKGKKDALTKHSEAMDFREWCENECDRLIGTRDTSFLDFCFKQSKSEAEILLIENLGSYDPDHEFIDKFLNYKDFLPADVFDMAFQGRNDRKVTGASAKDVTSNSVGFDQGNSSVQDWATKGGKKRGKKGKKVNLSELGFNVVSNRIMMGEIQTVED, from the exons ATGGGTgacaaaagtcaatttgattcTCGCCTTAATCAGATCTCCAAAG ATGTGCAAGGACCCAACGATTCCATTCCGCTTTCACCGCAGTGGCTCCTGCCAAAACCAGGGGAAAGTAAGGCTGGGATAGTTACCGGG GACAACCATCTCAACATACATCCGGGGTATGGTATTCGTTCAGAGTTAGCGAAATTCCCTGGGATGGGTGATGATATGCATGATaatcaaaagaagaaagatgtTTTTAGGCCATCTGTGCTCGATATGGAATCAAGTCGACGGGATCGCTGGCGTGATGAAGAAAGGGACACCAATTCTGCTGTTCGAAGGGACCGCTGGAGGGAGGGAGATAAGGAGATTGGTGATGGCCGCAAGGTGGAGCGCTGGTCGGACTCCTCTGGCAGACATCATGGAGAAGCACGACGTGTTCCAGGTGAAAGATGGACTGATTCTGGAAATAGGGAAAACAATCACGATCAGCGTCGAGAGAGCAAATGGAACACGCGCTGGGGACCTGATGAGAAGGAAGCAGATGCTGTCCGTGAGAAATGGAGCAACTCTAGCAAAGATGCTGAAATGCATCTTGAGAAGGAGTCTCCAGGTCTTGCCTATCATGGAAAGGATGAGAGAGAGGGTGACCACTATCGGCCATGGAGATCTACATCTCACGGCAGGGGAAGGTCAGAACCTACTCATCAGGCTTTTACACCAAACAAGCAGGTTCCTACATTTTCTCATGGCCGGGGACGTGAAGATGGTGCTACCGCTACTTTTTCTCTAGGTAGGGGTCGTGCTCTCTCTGGAGGGAGCCCCATGATAAAGGGCTCTCCTCATGTGCAGTCATTCGGGGCATTCTCAGAGAAAGCTGAAAGTGTTTCCTCTCCTATACAATACAGTCGGATAAAAATGCTTGATGTGTATAGAGTTACAGACATGCAGTCCTGTAGCAACTTTTCGGATGTGATTGTGCAAGTTCCTTCACTTACACAAGATGAACCTCTGGAACCTCTTGCATTATGTGCACCCAGTCCGGAGGAATTG GCTATCTTGAAGGGAATTGATAAGGGGGATGTTCTGAGTAGTGGAGCTCCGCAGATTACTAAAGATGGAGCGTTAGGTCGAAACTCAACTGAATATACTCAGCCAAGGCGCGGCAAACTAG GTAGCAGAGAAGATTTATCATTTGATGATTCAAGAGAAGAAAGTACTGACAATGCAAAAG TTTCAGTAGAAGACAGTATTCCTCATAGAGAACGGGAGTCTGTCAATAGAGATCCAAGCACACCAGGACACTCACCTGTTCCCCATGGTGGCGGCTTATGGCGATCATCTTCAATTGGTGCACGTTCACATCTGGCGGCTAATGATGCTAGAGAAATGCCAACTGATGTCAGGTCAAGAACATCTGACATTGGATGGCTTCAGAACCAGAAGGACAAGAATACTGAGCGGGAAAGAGATCTTGCAGATCCTTCTTACCCCAAAAATGAAGGATCTAAATGGCAGTTTGGAGATGATCCTATTCTCAAAAGGCAATTATCTGCTGCCATGGACAAAGAGTTGGAGATGAGGAAAATTTCACAATCATCTCCGGAGGACCTGGTTCTATATTACAAAGATCCACAAGGCTCAATTCAAGGTCCTTTCTCAGGTAGTGAtattattggatggtttgaggctggataTTTTGGCATAGATTTGCTAGTTCGATTAGCTACTGCACCGCATGATTCACCATTTTATCTGCTGGGGGATGTTATGCCCCACTTGCGTGCTAAGGCTCGGCCACCTCCTGGATTTGGAGCACCAAAGCCAAATGCAGATGCTCCAGGGGGGTTGAACGTGAGCAGCTTCACAAAACTTCATGCAGGTTCAAGTGAGATTGATATGGTAAAGAGTGAAATGAATTACAAGCATGGCTCAACAACAGAGGCTGAAAATAGATTCTTGGAGTCACTGATGGCTGGCAAAGTAGGCCATGCACCGCTTGACAAGTTTGCTCAGTCTGAAG CAGGCATTCCAGCTTATGGTGCAAATAGTATTGGTGCTGTTCCTCCTATGGTAGCCGAAAGTGGAGATAATCTGTATCTCTTGGCTAAGCAGATTGCTCTTGAGAGACAGAAATCTCTACCAAAGCCCTATCCTCTTTGGCCCGGGAGAGATGCACCATCTGTTGTTCCAAATGCGGATATTGTTCAAGATCCTTTGCCTCATTCTCAACGGCCTTCAATGGCTGAAAATATTCGCCAGCAGCCCCATAATCAGAATGTTGATTTGATGTCTCTACTTCAGGGCATACCAGACAGATCAGCTGGTATTAGTAGCGGTCTTAGTGGTTGGTCTAATTTCTCCGTCCAAGGGGGATTAGAACCGCTTCAGGAAAGGATGGAGATGCATCAAGGTCAGAGTATGCCCCCTCAATCTGCCTTTGGAATGCAACAACAGAGGCTACACCCACAGAATCCACCTATGACCAACTTACTGGGTGCCATGGATAATACATCCAGCATTTTGGCTACTGAAAAGCTACTTTCATCTGGAATTCAAGATCCACAGCTGTTAAATCTATTGCAGCAACAGTACTTGCTGCAGCTACAGTCTCAGGCAGCACAAGGACCACAACAATTGTCAGTGTTAGACAAGTTGTTGATGCTCAAGCAGCAGCAGCAGAAACAGGAGGAACAGCAACTAATATTGCGCCAGCAGCAGCAGTTGCTCTCTCAAGCTTTGTCTGATCAGCATCCTCATCAGCGATTTGGTGAACAACCTTATGGGAAGTTGCCGACTCCTGGCATATCTGCAGGAAATGCTTCTATGGATCCTACCCTTTTCCCGCCTTCACATAATTTGTTTTCAATGAATACACAAATACAACTTCCAGTTATGGAAGAAGCTCATGCTTCAAATTTCGTCTTGCCCTCGAGCATTTCTCAGGATGTCAGCCAAATAGGTAGCTCTGAGACCTCATCTGTGCACTTGCCACATCAAATGTTTGGAGATTTTTCCAGTCAGAGGAGTTGGGGTTTAGTGGAACAAATTGATGATGTTCAACCGAAGGTCCCAAGGATGGCAACAGCCATGATTGATCCATCATCACATTCAGAATTTACCAGCAAACATCACCTAGAGAAGGGCTCAGAAAACAATGAACCTCCAGCCACTGCTGAAATTGCCTCTCATTTTCCACATGTTGAACAATTAGAAAAGGCAGTTATACCACCACCACCAGCTGTTGATAATGACTTGCATCAGAAAAACAGAGTTGAATCACCACCAGCTGCAGCTCCCTCAGAACCACAGATTGAAGGAGATCTACGTGATGGACTTTCTGTCACTAAGGAACTGAAAAGTGTTGAAACCCGGGAAGTTAAAAAATCATCTGAAAAGAAGTCCAGGAAGCAGAAGTCTACTAAGGGACAAACTTCGGACTTGGTGAAGGGAGCTTATAAGTCACAGCCATCGAAGCCATTGCAATCTGATGCCCCGATTGCTTCTGATTCACAATCTGTTTTAGTTGACAAAGCTACAGCTGTAGGTCCAGCAAGAAGAGAGGGCAAACCTGAAGCAGCTATTGCTGATGTTATGAATGAATATCCTGGGCAAAACCCACCAGTTTCACAGTTCAACTCCCAAGTACAGTCTGGACAGCGAGCTTGGAAACCTGCTCCTGGTTTCAAGCCGAAGTCATTGTTGGAAATTCAAGAGGAAGAGCAGAGGAGAGCACATGCAGAAATAGCTACTACAGAGGTCGCCACATCTCTGAGCTCCTTGAGTGTGTCTACTCCATGGGCTGGTTTTGTTACTAATTCAGATCATAAATTAGTTAGAGATACTCAGCAAGATGCTGCCAGCACtgatttgaatatgaataatTCAGATGTTTCTCGCAACCAGAAGAGTAAGAAAAGTCAATTGCATGATGTACTGGCTGAGAACACTTTGGCCAAGTCAAgcgatagagagagagagagagattttccTGATATTACATCTATTCAACCTTCTGTATCTGTCAACGATGATGACAACTTTATTGAAGCTAAAGAAACTAAAAAGAGCCGCAAAAGATCTGCAAAATCCAAGGGTGCAGGAGCGAAGGTCTCAGTGCCCACTGCTGCTTCCGAGGTGTCTATTGCATCAAGTCCTATTGACAAAGTCAAAAGCTCGCGTCAGGTACAACCTGACCAGGAAGTATTACCTGCTATACCATCTGGTCCTTCGCTAGGAGATTTTGTTGTTTGGAAGGGCGAGTCTGCAAGTTCTTCTCCTATTCCTGTTCCAGCATGGTCCACTGACGCTGGGAAACCCTCAAAACCCACATCCTTACGGGACATCCTAAAGGAACAAGAAAAGAAGGTTTCTTCTGGACAGCAGCATATATCAGTGCCAACACAGAAATCTGTGCCAAATCCACCTGCCAGAGTAGGTGGTCCATCATGGTCTGCCACTGGTTCATCGCCCGCCAAGGCATCTCCTATTCAGATCAACTCACAAGCTGGCactaattcaaaaaataaagtgGAGGATGATTTGTTTTGGGGCCCAATAGATCATCCCAAGCAAGAGGCAAAGCA GTCTGAATATCCTCAGCTTGGAAGTCAAGGCAGTTGGGGAAGCAAGACCACACCAGTGAAAGGAAGCCCTGGCAGTTCATTGAGCAGGCAGAAGTCTGTTAGTGGTAAGCCTACAGAACGTTTACTATCCTCATCTCCTACATCAGCTCACTCGTCCCTGAAAGGGAAGAAGGATGCTTTAACAAAGCATTCAG AAGCAATGGATTTCAGAGAGTGGTGTGAGAATGAATGTGATAGGCTCATTGGTACTAGAG ATACTAGCTTTCTGGACTTCTGTTTCAAGCAATCCAAGTCAGAGGCTGAAATTCTTCTGATAGAGAATCTTGGCTCTTATGATCCTGATCATGAGTTCATTGACAAGTTCCTTAACTACAAAGACTTTTTGCCTGCGGATGTTTTTGACATGGCCTTCCAGGGTCGGAATGATCGTAAGGTCACTGGTGCAAGTGCCAAAGATGTGACTTCTAACAGTGTTGGCTTTGACCAGGGTAACTCAAGTGTTCAGGATTGGGCCACAAAAGGAGGAAAGAAGAGGggtaagaaggggaagaagGTTAACCTTTCAGAGTTGGGCTTCAATGTGGTTAGTAACCGTATAATGATGGGAGAGATTCAGACTGTGGAAGATTAG
- the LOC125855283 gene encoding deoxyuridine 5'-triphosphate nucleotidohydrolase-like yields the protein MAEEKKLTNFAVQNGSVDICEVIKSYIPFLNVRRLSEKATLPKRKFPHSAAYDLFSARDVMVPARGKAKIDTDLSIDLPPGTYGRVAARSSLSWHHSIDVGGGVVDLDKNPVFVILFNHSDVDFEVKVGDNIAQLVIELHAIPEIVEVYQ from the exons ATGGCAGAGGAAAAAAAGTTGACAAATTTTGCAGTCCAAAATGGATCAGTTGATATTTGTGAAGTCATAAAGAGTTATATACCATTCTTGAATGTGAGAAGATTATCAGAAAAGGCCACTTTGCCCAAAAGAAAGTTTCCTCATTCTGCAGCTTATGATCTTTTCAG TGCAAGGGACGTTATGGTTCCAGCTCGAGGCAAGGCAAAAATTGACACTGACTTAAGCATAGACTTACCTCCAGGAACCTATGGTCGTGTCG CTGCAAGATCAAGTTTGTCTTGGCATCATTCCATTGATGTTGGAGGTGGAGTGGTTGATTTAGACAAAAATCCCGTTTTCGTGATACTGTTCAACCATTCTGATGTTGATTTCGAGGTGAAAGTTGGCGATAACATAGCACAGCTAGTCATTGAGCTCCATGCTATACCTGAGATTGTTGAGGTTTATCAATAA